A region from the Arachis ipaensis cultivar K30076 chromosome B01, Araip1.1, whole genome shotgun sequence genome encodes:
- the LOC107636908 gene encoding protein C2-DOMAIN ABA-RELATED 11 isoform X1, producing MGEGLRLLKITVVRGKTLVIRDFKSSDPYVVVKLGNQNVSMIHLTVYQTAKTRVINSCLNPVWNEELNFTLTEPLGFLNLEVFDKDVWKADDKMGKSYLNLQPLVSAARLRDILGSSCGETALRKVMPERDNCLVRESIIKNNVNGEVVQNVWLRLDGVESGELELTIKLITPVASS from the exons atgggTGAAGGGTTGAGGCTACTGAAAATCACAGTTGTGCGAGGGAAAACATTAGTGATCCGGGATTTCAAGAGCAGTGATCCTTATGTTGTGGTCAAGCTTGGCAATCAG AATGTTAGTATGATTCATCTAACTGTGTATCAGACAGCAAAGACCAGGGTCATCAATAGCTGCTTGAATCCTGTTTGGAATGAAGAGCTAAATTTCACTCTCACTGAACCATTGGGATTTCTCAATTTG GAGGTATTTGATAAAGATGTTTGGAAGGCTGATGACAAGATGGGAAAATCATACCTGAACCTTCAGCCATTGGTGTCTGCAGCTAGATTGAGGGACATTTTGGGGAGTTCATGTGGTGAAACAGCACTGAGGAAGGTGATGCCAGAGAGAGATAACTGTCTTGTCCGTGAAAGCATCATCAAAAATAATGTGAATGGAGAGGTGGTGCAGAATGTTTGGTTAAGGCTTGATGGAGTTGAGTCCGGGGAGCTTGAATTGACCATCAAGTTGATCACTCCTGTTGCCTCTTCGTAG
- the LOC107636927 gene encoding acetyl-CoA acetyltransferase, cytosolic 1 isoform X1 gives MSPKSRDVCIVGVARTPMGDLLGNLSSLSATQLGSIVIKAALKRANVDPSLVQEVFFGNVLSANLGQAPARQAALGAGIPTSVICTTINKVCSSGMKATMLAAQTIELGRNDVVVAGGMESMSNAPKYIVEARKGSRYGHDTIIDGMIKDGLWDVYNDFGMGVCAELCADQHVITRDEQDSYAIQSFERGIAAQNAGHFSWEIVPVEVSGGRGKPSRIVDKDEGLGKFDAAKLKKLRANFKPNGGTVTAGNASSISDGAAAIVLVSEEKARELGLHVIAKIRGFADAAQEPELFTTAPALAIPKAISNAGLEASQIDYYEINEAFSVVSLANQKLLCLSPDKLNVHGGAVSLGHPLGCSGARILVTLIGVLRQKNGRYGVAGICNGGGGASALVLELMPSARLGHSKL, from the exons ATGTCGCCAAAATCCCGAG ATGTTTGTATTGTTGGTGTTGCAAGGACTCCAATGGGGGATCTACTTGGCAACCTATCATCTTTATCAGCAACACAACTAGGCTCAATTGTTATTAAGG CTGCTCTCAAGAGAGCAAATGTTGATCCATCACTTGTGCAAGAAGTGTTTTTTGGGAATGTTCTTAGTGCAAATTTAGGACAAGCTCCTGCCCGACAAGCCGCCTTAGGGGCAGGCATACCTACTTCTGTAATCTGCACGACTATTAACAAGGTGTGTTCATCGGGGATGAAAG CTACCATGCTTGCAGCACAGACCATAGAATTGGGTAGAAATGATGTTGTTGTGGCTGGTGGTATGGAAAGCATGTCAAATGCGCCTAAGTACATTGTAGAAGCAAG GAAGGGGTCTCGGTATGGACATGATACGATCATTGATGGTATGATCAAAGATGGCCTTTGGGATGTCTATAATGACTTTGGCATGGGAGTTTGTGCAGAACTATGTGCAGATCAGCATGTCATAACAAGAGATGAGCAG GACTCGTATGCCATTCAAAGCTTTGAGAGAGGAATAGCTGCTCAAAATGCTGGTCATTTTTCTTGGGAGATAGTTCCG GTTGAAGTTTCTGGTGGAAGAGGGAAACCCTCTAGAATAGTTGATAAAGATGAAGGATTGGGGAAG TTTGATGCTGCAAAGTTAAAGAAGCTTAGAGCAAACTTCAAGCCGAATGGTGGTACTGTGACTGCTGGCAATGCTTCTAGCATAAG TGATGGAGCTGCTGCGATAGTGCTAGTGAGTGAAGAGAAAGCACGTGAGCTTGGATTGCATGTAATAGCAAAGATAAGAGGATTCGCGGATGCGGCTCAG GAACCTGAATTATTTACAACTGCTCCTGCCCTTGCAATACCAAAAGCTATATCAAATGCTGGTCTAGAGGCTTCTCAAATTGATTATTATGAAATAAATGAAGCTTTTTCT GTTGTGTCTCTTGCAAATCAGAAGCTTCTTTGTCTTAGTCCT GACAAACTTAATGTACATGGTGGAGCTGTATCATTAGGCCATCCACTGGGTTGCAGCGGGGCTCGAATCCTAGTTACATTAATAGGG GTATTGAGACAGAAGAATGGGAGATATGGCGTTGCTGGCATCTGCAATGGCGGAGGCGGAGCATCTGCACTTGTCCTTGAGCTCAT GCCATCAGCCAGGTTGGGGCATTCTAAATTATGA
- the LOC107636908 gene encoding protein C2-DOMAIN ABA-RELATED 11 isoform X2 — MGEGLRLLKITVVRGKTLVIRDFKSSDPYVVVKLGNQTAKTRVINSCLNPVWNEELNFTLTEPLGFLNLEVFDKDVWKADDKMGKSYLNLQPLVSAARLRDILGSSCGETALRKVMPERDNCLVRESIIKNNVNGEVVQNVWLRLDGVESGELELTIKLITPVASS, encoded by the exons atgggTGAAGGGTTGAGGCTACTGAAAATCACAGTTGTGCGAGGGAAAACATTAGTGATCCGGGATTTCAAGAGCAGTGATCCTTATGTTGTGGTCAAGCTTGGCAATCAG ACAGCAAAGACCAGGGTCATCAATAGCTGCTTGAATCCTGTTTGGAATGAAGAGCTAAATTTCACTCTCACTGAACCATTGGGATTTCTCAATTTG GAGGTATTTGATAAAGATGTTTGGAAGGCTGATGACAAGATGGGAAAATCATACCTGAACCTTCAGCCATTGGTGTCTGCAGCTAGATTGAGGGACATTTTGGGGAGTTCATGTGGTGAAACAGCACTGAGGAAGGTGATGCCAGAGAGAGATAACTGTCTTGTCCGTGAAAGCATCATCAAAAATAATGTGAATGGAGAGGTGGTGCAGAATGTTTGGTTAAGGCTTGATGGAGTTGAGTCCGGGGAGCTTGAATTGACCATCAAGTTGATCACTCCTGTTGCCTCTTCGTAG
- the LOC110263072 gene encoding uncharacterized protein LOC110263072, protein MLQIEGTTETTPETPKQLQETTPTIPPAPTKIHPAAEDAAALLMMARTATYVPKTYPGVPSFSLGLTDSSQEGASTQETERAKSPEAANLLEQLDDLVQKIASSAAKGKNKSPQIQRETGGESSAKFETPGAINQITDDMKQKCYIWGTRLKEDADGNTNEYEEMCTLIAQNEYILMRMHLASLQAKSDIESQVILE, encoded by the exons ATGCTACAGATTGAAGGGACTACAgaaac cactcctgaaACCCCCAAACAACTTCAAGAGACCACACCCACGATTCCCCCAGCTCcaactaaaat tcatccagccgcagaagacgctgctgccctgttgatgatggcacggacagcaaCCTATGTTCCTAAAACATATCCAGgtgtgccatcattcagccttggattgactgattcaagccaggAGGGGGCGTCAACGCAGGAGACAGAAAGGGCAAAATCTCCTGAAGCTGCAAATTTGCTAGAACAATTGGACGATTTGGTCcaaaaaatagcaagcagtgcGGCGAAGGGAAAAAACAAAAGTCCACAAATTCAGAGGGAGACTGGGGGAGAAAGTTCTgcgaagtttgaaactcctgggGCAATAAATCAGATTACGGATGATATGAAACAAAAGTGCTACATCTGGGGGACGAGACTGAAGGAAGACGCAGATGGCAATACTAACGAGTATGAGGAGATGTGCACTCTCATTGCCCAAAATGAATACATTTTGATGAGAATGCACCTTGCATCCCTCCAGGCAAAAAGTGATATAGAATCtcaggtaatattagaataa
- the LOC107636908 gene encoding protein C2-DOMAIN ABA-RELATED 11 isoform X3, whose translation MIHLTVYQTAKTRVINSCLNPVWNEELNFTLTEPLGFLNLEVFDKDVWKADDKMGKSYLNLQPLVSAARLRDILGSSCGETALRKVMPERDNCLVRESIIKNNVNGEVVQNVWLRLDGVESGELELTIKLITPVASS comes from the exons ATGATTCATCTAACTGTGTATCAGACAGCAAAGACCAGGGTCATCAATAGCTGCTTGAATCCTGTTTGGAATGAAGAGCTAAATTTCACTCTCACTGAACCATTGGGATTTCTCAATTTG GAGGTATTTGATAAAGATGTTTGGAAGGCTGATGACAAGATGGGAAAATCATACCTGAACCTTCAGCCATTGGTGTCTGCAGCTAGATTGAGGGACATTTTGGGGAGTTCATGTGGTGAAACAGCACTGAGGAAGGTGATGCCAGAGAGAGATAACTGTCTTGTCCGTGAAAGCATCATCAAAAATAATGTGAATGGAGAGGTGGTGCAGAATGTTTGGTTAAGGCTTGATGGAGTTGAGTCCGGGGAGCTTGAATTGACCATCAAGTTGATCACTCCTGTTGCCTCTTCGTAG
- the LOC107636927 gene encoding probable acetyl-CoA acetyltransferase, cytosolic 2 isoform X2, translating into MSPKSRDVCIVGVARTPMGDLLGNLSSLSATQLGSIVIKAALKRANVDPSLVQEVFFGNVLSANLGQAPARQAALGAGIPTSVICTTINKVCSSGMKATMLAAQTIELGRNDVVVAGGMESMSNAPKYIVEARKGSRYGHDTIIDGMIKDGLWDVYNDFGMGVCAELCADQHVITRDEQVEVSGGRGKPSRIVDKDEGLGKFDAAKLKKLRANFKPNGGTVTAGNASSISDGAAAIVLVSEEKARELGLHVIAKIRGFADAAQEPELFTTAPALAIPKAISNAGLEASQIDYYEINEAFSVVSLANQKLLCLSPDKLNVHGGAVSLGHPLGCSGARILVTLIGVLRQKNGRYGVAGICNGGGGASALVLELMPSARLGHSKL; encoded by the exons ATGTCGCCAAAATCCCGAG ATGTTTGTATTGTTGGTGTTGCAAGGACTCCAATGGGGGATCTACTTGGCAACCTATCATCTTTATCAGCAACACAACTAGGCTCAATTGTTATTAAGG CTGCTCTCAAGAGAGCAAATGTTGATCCATCACTTGTGCAAGAAGTGTTTTTTGGGAATGTTCTTAGTGCAAATTTAGGACAAGCTCCTGCCCGACAAGCCGCCTTAGGGGCAGGCATACCTACTTCTGTAATCTGCACGACTATTAACAAGGTGTGTTCATCGGGGATGAAAG CTACCATGCTTGCAGCACAGACCATAGAATTGGGTAGAAATGATGTTGTTGTGGCTGGTGGTATGGAAAGCATGTCAAATGCGCCTAAGTACATTGTAGAAGCAAG GAAGGGGTCTCGGTATGGACATGATACGATCATTGATGGTATGATCAAAGATGGCCTTTGGGATGTCTATAATGACTTTGGCATGGGAGTTTGTGCAGAACTATGTGCAGATCAGCATGTCATAACAAGAGATGAGCAG GTTGAAGTTTCTGGTGGAAGAGGGAAACCCTCTAGAATAGTTGATAAAGATGAAGGATTGGGGAAG TTTGATGCTGCAAAGTTAAAGAAGCTTAGAGCAAACTTCAAGCCGAATGGTGGTACTGTGACTGCTGGCAATGCTTCTAGCATAAG TGATGGAGCTGCTGCGATAGTGCTAGTGAGTGAAGAGAAAGCACGTGAGCTTGGATTGCATGTAATAGCAAAGATAAGAGGATTCGCGGATGCGGCTCAG GAACCTGAATTATTTACAACTGCTCCTGCCCTTGCAATACCAAAAGCTATATCAAATGCTGGTCTAGAGGCTTCTCAAATTGATTATTATGAAATAAATGAAGCTTTTTCT GTTGTGTCTCTTGCAAATCAGAAGCTTCTTTGTCTTAGTCCT GACAAACTTAATGTACATGGTGGAGCTGTATCATTAGGCCATCCACTGGGTTGCAGCGGGGCTCGAATCCTAGTTACATTAATAGGG GTATTGAGACAGAAGAATGGGAGATATGGCGTTGCTGGCATCTGCAATGGCGGAGGCGGAGCATCTGCACTTGTCCTTGAGCTCAT GCCATCAGCCAGGTTGGGGCATTCTAAATTATGA